The genomic interval CGGACCAACCAGAGCGTCCAGCACGCGCTCTTCGGCGGCACCGTGAGCCTTGGCCTGCACATCCTTGCGTCTCTTTTCCCGCGTCAGCGCAATGCCGCTTTCAATAAGGTCGCGCACGATCTGGTCCACGTCGCGGCCGACATAGCCGACCTCGGTGAATTTGGTTGCCTCGATCTTGATGAAAGGCGCATTGGCCAGCTTGGCCAAACGACGGGAAATTTCGGTCTTGCCAACACCGGTCGGCCCGATCATGAGGATATTTTTCGGCAGGACCTCTTCTCTGAGGTCGTCATCCAATTGTTGCCGCCGCCAGCGGTTCCGAAGCGCAATCGCCACGGCACGCTTGGCGTCTTTCTGCCCTACGATGAAGCGATCCAGCTCGGAAACAATTTCGCGAGGGGAAAAATTGGTCATACTTGTATCTCCTGAAGGCTTCTGACTGATGTCAGACCTTGATGGTCTTGCTGGGGCTGGAAGGCGCTTTTGGGGCAAAGGCCCCGATAGTCACACCAGCCTATGGCAAGAGGGATGCCTTATTGGCTGGCATCCAGTATTTCGACGGTCAGATTGTCATTGGTGTAGATGCAGATTTCAGCCGCGATGGCCATTGCCTTGCGGGCGATTGCTTCGGCATCCATATCGGTATCCATAAGCGCGCGGGCAGCGGCGAGGGCATAGTTGCCGCCCGATCCGATGGCGGTAACGCCGTTTTCCGGCTCAAGAACATCGCCCGTACCGGTGAGCACAAGGGAAACATCCTTGTCGGCCACGATCATCATGGCTTCCAGACGACGCAGATAACGGTCGGTGCGCCAATCCTTGGCCATGTCCACACAGGCGCGCGTCAATTGATCGGGATATTGCTCAAGCTTTCCTTCGAGGCGCTCGAACAGCGTGAAGGCATCTGCAGTGGCTCCTGCGAAGCCCGAAATCACATTGCCTTTGCCCAAGGGGCGCACCTTGCGCGCATTGCCCTTGATCACGGTCTGTCCAAGGCTTACCTGTCCGTCGCCTGCGACAACAACCTTGCCGCCCTTGCGAACGGTCAGGATGGTGGTTCCGCGCCAGCCGGGAAAAGCCGAATTGTTAGAAGACTGTTCTGTCATGAATGAATTAATCCATCATCTTGCCCGTTTGTACCGGGCCGTGTGGGTAGGCGGAACAAGCTTGCTTGAGCCGCATGTGTTTAATCAGATGTAAGCATCACTGTGCGATTTTCAATCTCGCTTTGATTGAAAGCCGAATGCAAGGCCTTTGCATTCATTTGTGCCATTTAGGGCAGCTTTCGTTGGTATTCCGTCAACAAAGGGATTAAAACCACAAATATCGCCGCTTCCCAGTTGCATTTTGGACGCTACGCGCTATGGATTTGTCAACTGCGCCCTGATACATATCGATAGCCTTTTACATAACGGTGGCCTTTTCAATAACGCTGGAATGAACCAAACGAAGGAATGCCTTCATGCGCACAGCATCGATCACTCGTAAAACCAACGAAACCGACATCTCCCTTTCCATCAATCTGGATGGAACAGGCTCCTATACCATTGATACAGGCGTCGGCTTTCTGGACCATATGATCGATCAATTGTCGCGCCATTCCCTGATTGATATGGAAATCAAGGCCAAAGGTGATTTGCATATCGATGCCCATCATACGGCAGAAGATATCGGCATCGCCCTCGGGCAGGCCTTCAAACAGGCGCTCGGCGACAAAAAGGGTATTGCACGCTATGCGGACGTTCATCTGCCGATGGATGAAGTGATGACCCGCGCTGCGGTGGATGTGTCTGGCCGTCCCTTCTTTGTCTGGGATGTGACCTTCAGTCGAGACAAAGTGGGTGATTTCGACACTGAGCTGTTTGAAGAATTCTTCCATGCCTTTGCCCAGAATGCCGGTATTACGCTGCATATCGCCAATCTTTACGGCACCAACAATCATCATATTGCGGAAAGCTGCTTCAAGGCTGTTGCGCGGGTGTTGCGCATGGCAGTGGAAGTGGATCCACGTCAGGCAGATCGGGTTCCTTCAACCAAGGGAACATTGAATGGATAAATCCTGCAGGTCTGAGGTGATCTGTTCGGATAAGTCCTGCAAGGCAGGCCCTCTCACATAGGCAAGGCTATGGCTTCCTACACGATCTATGAAAAACCGGGGATTTCTGTCGATCAGACAGTCGAAAGCGCGGTTATAATTAAGAACCATTATTCAACGCTGGCCTTTTTTCTGCCGGTGCTGTGGATGCTGTTCAAGCGTTTATGGTGGGTTCTGCTCGGCTATTGCCTGTTCATGATTCCCCTTTGGTCGCTCTATGACACCCTGCCCTTATGGTCCGAGATGCTGATCAGCCTGATCATCAGTGTCTGGATCAGTGTTGAGGCCCCCAATCTGATTGGCTGGCAGCTTGAGAGAAAGGGTTATCAGGAAGTCGTGACCCTTTATGCGGAAGACCAAGAGCATTGCGAGCAGCGCTATATTGCCTTCCGCCTTGAAGCTGCAGACAGAGCCGACAAAAAAGAAACCCCGACCCACACGCAGGCATCGCGGTCGGTGAATGATAAGGGATTGAAGCGTTTTGCAACGGCTGAACCGACCGGTAAGATATCAAATGGTCCGGTTCTTGGCCTGTTTCCAACGCCCAATTCCTCCCAGGAGACGAAATAATGCGCATAGCAATCATTGACTACGGCTCGGGCAATTTATGCTCGGCAGCCAAGGCATTTGAGCGAGCTGCCAGAGAGAGCGGCTTTCAGGCTGAGGTGCTGGTGACATCGCATCCCGAAGATGTGCGCTCTGCGGATCATATCGTGTTGCCTGGCGTTGGCGCCTATGCCGACTGTCGGGCGGGGCTTGATGCGGTTGATGGCATGGTCGAAGCGCTCAACGAAGCGGTGATCAAGGGGGGAAAGCCCTTTCTTGGCATTTGCGTGGGGTTGCAGCTGTTGGCCAGCCGCGGGCTGGAATATCAAATCACTGAAGGTTTGGGGTGGATTCCGGGCGATGTGGTGTCGCTGGAGCCTTCCGATCCGAGCCTCAAGATTCCGCATATGGGCTGGAACACCGTGGA from uncultured Cohaesibacter sp. carries:
- the hslV gene encoding ATP-dependent protease subunit HslV → MTEQSSNNSAFPGWRGTTILTVRKGGKVVVAGDGQVSLGQTVIKGNARKVRPLGKGNVISGFAGATADAFTLFERLEGKLEQYPDQLTRACVDMAKDWRTDRYLRRLEAMMIVADKDVSLVLTGTGDVLEPENGVTAIGSGGNYALAAARALMDTDMDAEAIARKAMAIAAEICIYTNDNLTVEILDASQ
- the hisB gene encoding imidazoleglycerol-phosphate dehydratase HisB, which produces MRTASITRKTNETDISLSINLDGTGSYTIDTGVGFLDHMIDQLSRHSLIDMEIKAKGDLHIDAHHTAEDIGIALGQAFKQALGDKKGIARYADVHLPMDEVMTRAAVDVSGRPFFVWDVTFSRDKVGDFDTELFEEFFHAFAQNAGITLHIANLYGTNNHHIAESCFKAVARVLRMAVEVDPRQADRVPSTKGTLNG
- a CDS encoding DUF2628 domain-containing protein; the encoded protein is MASYTIYEKPGISVDQTVESAVIIKNHYSTLAFFLPVLWMLFKRLWWVLLGYCLFMIPLWSLYDTLPLWSEMLISLIISVWISVEAPNLIGWQLERKGYQEVVTLYAEDQEHCEQRYIAFRLEAADRADKKETPTHTQASRSVNDKGLKRFATAEPTGKISNGPVLGLFPTPNSSQETK
- the hisH gene encoding imidazole glycerol phosphate synthase subunit HisH, whose translation is MRIAIIDYGSGNLCSAAKAFERAARESGFQAEVLVTSHPEDVRSADHIVLPGVGAYADCRAGLDAVDGMVEALNEAVIKGGKPFLGICVGLQLLASRGLEYQITEGLGWIPGDVVSLEPSDPSLKIPHMGWNTVELVKDHPVWAGIPTGPDGLHAYFVHSYHLKAANPAHVLATADYAETVTACVGRDNIIGTQFHPEKSQKLGLSLISNFLKWRP